In Oryza brachyantha chromosome 2, ObraRS2, whole genome shotgun sequence, a single window of DNA contains:
- the LOC102722460 gene encoding disease resistance protein RPM1-like codes for MIHHFLSQVGTKIYSNKVLEGWIVRVRKVAYCVEDIIDEYCYNITLVQDEGRFKRVIHKTFFTNAFHRIAVELKDIEEEIKHLSQLKRDYREMFNELLDNASDNADMHLLSSNRSLHSIKEYEIVGMKEDMELLDKWLDPKELGRIVISVWGFGGLGKTTLVRKVYDWEKGLKSFDCYSWITVSHNYNIDAISRKLIQELSEDQSKVPSDLDTMHRGQLNKALKEVLSYKKYLIVLDDVWDTGAFHELIDSLIDDYKGSRIIITTRNNDVASLAQEMYKMKLNPLGNDDAFELFRKRCFQKSNMEYPSHLEELSRQLVNKCGGLPLAINAIGNVLAVQESREIVWRRINNQFRCELEDNPGLDKVKSAMSISFMYLPRHLKNCFLYCSMFPQDYVFNRELLLKLWIVEGFVKQRGTSTLEEVADGYFIELIQQSMMQLVENDEIGRVVSCRMHDIMRELGLTFSRKERFGLADINIETENKDDVRRLLMSNQEQVNQLLRSTMDLPHLRTFIATNKVANYQLLCLLISRCKYLAVLELRDSPLDKIPENIGDLFNLRYFGLRRTHVKSLPRSIKKLSNLETLDMKSTKIETLPKEVAKLKKLRHIFAEKLDDPEEKELRYIRGVKFPHGIFDLVQLQTLKTVEATKKSVKLLKSLPDLRLLCVENVRRDDCATLFSSLSNMSQLNSFLISANDLNDPLDFDAFNPKSTKLEKLFIRGCWDSETFWKPVFRNYGANIKYLTLTFCKNIADPLLSISSSMPNLIFLSIRRGCWAEDITLRAGWFPHLKTLCLGNMELRRLCIEEGAVIRLEVLLLLSLMSLKEVPKGLDLVRSLKKLNVSMPHHEFKVEWERDNWKMKLHHVQDIRV; via the coding sequence ATGATTCATCATTTCTTGAGCCAGGTTGGAACAAAAATCTACAGCAACAAAGTTCTTGAAGGATGGATAGTAAGGGTGCGAAAGGTCGCTTACTGTGTTGAGGACATAATAGATGAGTACTGCTATAATATTACTCTTGTACAGGATGAAGGTCGTTTTAAGAGGGTAATTCACAAAACATTCTTTACAAATGCTTTTCATCGCATCGCTGTTGAGCTGAAAGACATCGAGGAAGAGATCAAACACCTGTCACAGCTGAAAAGGGACTATCGAGAAATGTTCAATGAGTTACTCGACAATGCTAGCGATAATGCTGATATGCACCTCCTCTCATCTAATCGTTCTCTACATTCCATAAAAGAATATGAGATTGTTGGGATGAAGGAAGACATGGAACTGCTTGATAAATGGCTGGATCCCAAGGAACTAGGTCGAATAGTAATATCAGTGTGGGGTTTTGGTGGATTGGGTAAAACAACCCTAGTCAGGAAGGTGTATGATTGGGAGAAAGGGCTGAAAAGTTTTGATTGTTACTCATGGATTACAGTGTCACATAATTACAACATTGATGCCATATCAAGGAAGTTGATTCAAGAGTTGAGTGAGGACCAAAGCAAAGTTCCTTCTGATCTTGATACTATGCACCGTGGCCAGCTGAACAAAGCATTGAAGGAGGTgctatcatataaaaaatacttgaTTGTACTCGATGATGTATGGGATACTGGGGCTTTCCATGAGCTGATAGACTCACTGATAGATGACTACAAAGGAAGTAGGATAATAATCACAACTAGGAACAATGATGTTGCTTCATTGGCTCAAGAAATGTACAAGATGAAGCTTAATCCACTAGGCAATGATGATGCATTTGAACTCTTTCGTAAAAGGTGTTTCCAGAAAAGCAATATGGAGTACCCCTCTCATTTGGAGGAATTGTCTAGGCAGCTTGTGAACAAGTGTGGAGGTTTGCCATTGGCAATTAATGCAATAGGCAATGTATTGGCTGTACAGGAATCAAGAGAAATAGTATGGAGAAGAATAAACAACCAATTCAGATGTGAATTGGAGGACAATCCTGGCCTAGACAAAGTAAAGAGTGCAATGAGCATAAGCTTCATGTACCTGCCAAGGCAtctgaaaaattgttttctgTATTGCAGTATGTTCCCGCAAGATTACGTTTTCAATCGTGAGCTTCTTTTGAAGCTATGGATAGTAGAGGGTTTTGTAAAACAAAGAGGAACGAGTACACTGGAGGAGGTTGCAGATGGCTACTTCATTGAGTTGATCCAACAAAGCATGATGCAACTTGTCGAGAACGATGAGATCGGCAGAGTGGTGAGCTGCAGAATGCATGATATCATGCGAGAATTAGGACTCACCTTTTCTAGGAAGGAAAGATTTGGTCTGGCAGACATAAACATTGAAACTGAGAACAAGGATGATGTCCGCCGGCTACTTATGTCAAACCAAGAGCAAGTGAATCAGCTACTAAGATCAACCATGGATCTTCCTCATCTTAGGACATTCATCGCAACCAACAAAGTTGCAAATTATCAGTTGTTATGTTTACTGATTTCCAGGTGTAAATACCTAGCTGTTCTGGAGTTACGAGACTCACCCCTAGACAAGATTCCAGAAAATATCGGGGATCTGTTCAACTTGCGCTACTTTGGCCTAAGGAGGACACATGTTAAGTCCCTTCCGAGATCAATTAAAAAGCTTTCCAATTTAGAAACTCTAGACATGAAGTCCACTAAGATTGAAACTCTCCCAAAAGAGGTAGCTAAACTAAAGAAGCTGAGGCACATCTTTGCTGAGAAATTGGATGATCCAGAAGAGAAGGAGTTGCGCTATATCCGTGGTGTGAAATTTCCACATGGTATATTTGATTTGGTACAGCTGCAGACTCTGAAGACTGTCGAAGCAACTAAGAAATCCGTGAAACTACTAAAATCCTTGCCTGATCTGAGGCTTTTGTGCGTTGAGAATGTACGCCGTGATGACTGTGCAACGCTGTTTTCATCCTTGTCGAATATGAGCCAACTCAACAGCTTTCTCATCAGTGCCAATGATCTGAATGACCCACTGGATTTTGATGCTTTCAATCCTAAAAGTACAAAGCTAGAGAAGCTCTTTATCAGAGGATGCTGGGACAGCGAGACATTCTGGAAACCAGTGTTTCGTAACTATGGTGCAAATATCAAGTACCTGACACtcactttttgcaaaaatattgcGGATCCACTATTATCGATCTCATCCAGCATGCCAAATCTGATATTTTTAAGCATACGCAGGGGATGCTGGGCTGAGGACATAACTCTTCGTGCAGGGTGGTTTCCTCATCTGAAGACTCTTTGCCTAGGAAACATGGAGCTTAGAAGGCTTTGCATTGAGGAGGGTGCCGTTATCAGGCTGGAAGTGCTGCTTCTGCTATCCCTCATGTCTCTCAAGGAGGTTCCAAAAGGTTTGGACCTTGTTCGATCCCTCAAGAAGCTCAATGTCTCCATGCCACACCATGAGTTCAAGGTAGAGTGGGAGAGAGACAACTGGAAGATGAAATTGCACCATGTCCAAGACATACGTGTGTAA
- the LOC102722181 gene encoding disease resistance protein RPM1-like encodes MIHHFLSQVGTKIYSNKVLEGWIVRVRKVAYCVEDITDEYSYNIALEQEKRLKWLIHKFFYSNTFHRITVELKDIEEEIKHLSQLKGTIEKCSMRDEIVGMKEDMELLGKWLYPKELDRIVISVWGFGGLGKTTLVRKVYDWEKGLKSFDCYSWITVSHNVNIDAILRQLIQEVSEDQSKVPADLDNMHHGKLNDELKEVLSNKKYLIVLDDVWDTRAFHELSDSLVDDYKRSRIIITTRNNDVASLAQEMYKMELNPLGNDDGFELFRRRCFQKSNMECPSHLEELSRQIVNKCGGLPLAINAIANVLAVQESKEIVWRRINNQFSMFPQDYIFKRELLIKLWIVEGFVIQRGQSTLEEVADGYFTELIQQSMMQLVENDEIGRVVSCRMHDTVRELALSFSRKERFGLADINLETQKKDDVCRLLVSNFDQVNQLIRSSMDLPHLRTFIAANKVANYQLLCLLISRCKYLAVLELRDSPLDKIPGNIGDLFNLRYLGLRRTSIKSLPRSIKRLCNLETLDLNSTNIKRLPREVAKLKKLRHIFAEQLYDPEEKQLRYFRGVKLPDRAFNLVQLETLQTVEATKKSVKLLKYLPELKLLCVENICRADCATLFSSLSNMNHLYDLVISANDLKEPPDFNSFNPKCTKLEKLTIRGCWDSETFRRPVFCEYGANIKYLTLTFCKNDTDPLPSIASSVPNLIFLSIRKGCWAEDIILRAGWFPQLRTLYLGKLEVKRLFIEEGAIIKLEVMLLLSLTYLKGSLKVWSFLHPSRSSMSRCNTLSSR; translated from the exons ATGATCCACCATTTCTTGAGCCAGGTTGGAACAAAAATCTACAGCAATAAAGTTCTTGAAGGCTGGATAGTAAGGGTGCGGAAGGTCGCTTACTGTGTTGAGGACATAACAGACGAGTACAGCTATAACATAGCTCTTGAACAAGAAAAACGTTTAAAATGGTTAATACACAAATTCTTCTATTCAAATACTTTTCATCGCATCACTGTGGAGCTTAAAGATATTGAGGAAGAAATCAAGCACTTGTCACAGCTGAAAGGGACTATCGAGAAATGTTCAATGA GAGATGAGATTGTTGGGATGAAAGAAGACATGGAACTGCTTGGTAAGTGGCTTTATCCCAAGGAGTTAGATCGAATTGTAATATCAGTATGGGGTTTTGGTGGACTGGGTAAAACAACCCTAGTCAGGAAGGTTTATGATTGGGAGAAGGGACTGAAAAGCTTTGACTGTTATTCATGGATTACTGTATCGCATAATGTTAACATTGATGCAATATTAAGGCAGTTGATTCAAGAGGTGAGCGAAGATCAAAGCAAAGTTCCTGCAGATCTTGACAATATGCACCATGGTAAGCTAAATGATGAGTTAAAGGAGGTGTTGTCAAATAAGAAATACCTGATTGTACTCGATGATGTATGGGATACAAGAGCTTTCCATGAGCTATCTGATTCATTGGTGGATGACTACAAAAGAAGTAGGATAATAATCACAACCAGGAACAATGATGTTGCTTCACTGGCTCAAGAAATGTACAAGATGGAACTCAATCCACTAGGCAATGATGATGGATTTGAACTTTTTCGTAGAAGGTGTTTCCAGAAAAGCAATATGGAATGCCCTTCTCATTTGGAGGAATTGTCTAGGCAGATTGTAAATAAGTGTGGAGGCTTGCCATTGGCAATTAATGCAATAGCCAATGTATTGGCTGTACAGGAATCAAAAGAAATAGTATGGAGAAGAATAAATAATCAATTCAG TATGTTCCCGCAAGATTATATTTTCAAGCGTGAGCTCCTTATCAAGCTATGGATAGTAGAGGGCTTTGTAATACAGAGAGGTCAGAGTACATTGGAGGAGGTTGCAGATGGCTACTTCACCGAACTGATCCAGCAAAGCATGATGCAACTTGTCGAGAACGATGAGATTGGCAGAGTGGTAAGCTGCAGGATGCATGACACTGTGCGAGAATTAGCACTCTCCTTTTCTAGGAAGGAAAGATTTGGTCTGGCAGACATTAACCTTGAAACTCAGAAGAAGGATGATGTCTGCCGGCTGTTAGTGTCAAACTTTGATCAAGTGAATCAGCTGATAAGATCAAGCATGGACCTTCCTCATCTCCGGACATTCATTGCAGCCAACAAAGTTGCTAATTATCAGTTGCTATGCTTACTAATTTCAAGGTGTAAATACCTTGCTGTTCTGGAACTGCGAGATTCACCCTTGGACAAGATTCCAGGAAATATTGGGGACTTGTTCAACTTGCGCTACCTTGGCCTAAGGAGGACAAGTATTAAGTCCCTCCCAAGATCAATTAAAAGGCTTTGCAATTTGGAAACTCTGGACCTGAACTCAACTAACATCAAAAGGCTCCCAAGAGAGGTCGCTAAGTTAAAGAAACTGAGGCACATCTTTGCAGAGCAATTATATGACCCAGAAGAGAAGCAATTGCGCTACTTCCGTGGTGTGAAGTTACCTGATCGTGCTTTTAATTTGGTACAGCTGGAGACTCTCCAGACTGTTGAGGCAACAAAGAAATCAGTGAAGCTACTAAAATACTTGCCTGAGCTGAAGCTTCTGTGTGTCGAGAACATATGCCGTGCTGACTGTGCAACGCTGTTTTCTTCCTTATCAAATATGAACCACCTCTATGATTTGGTCATCAGCGCCAATGATCTGAAAGAACCTCCGGATTTTAATTCTTTCAATCCTAAATGTACAAAGCTAGAGAAGCTCACTATCAGAGGATGCTGGGATAGTGAGACATTCCGGAGACCAGTATTCTGTGAGTATGGTGCAAATATCAAGTACCTGACATTGacattttgcaaaaatgaCACCGATCCACTCCCATCAATTGCATCAAGTGTGCCCAATCTGATATTTTTGAGCATCCGCAAAGGATGCTGGGCTGAAGACATAATTCTTCGTGCAGGATGGTTTCCTCAATTGAGAACTCTTTACCTGGGAAAATTGGAGGTGAAAAGGCTGTTCATTGAGGAAGGCGCCATTATTAAGCTGGAAGTGATGCTTCTGCTCTCTCTCACATATCTGAAGGGGTCCCTAAAGGTTTGGAGCTTCTTGCATCCCTCAAGAAGCTCAATGTCTCGGTGCAACACCCTGAGTTCAAGATAG
- the LOC102712781 gene encoding biogenesis of lysosome-related organelles complex 1 subunit 2: MSGAAPAPAPAQGERDELADSLAELFANVSLMVRGELQGANNQLSLLEKMNQRVAEEYNNYGDVASGLRVFVEQLNEKNQSFDEYVSQIDAIDQQVTEFEAVVSMLDKHVSLLEKKVKSAYNIAPAQ, from the exons ATGTCGGGcgcggctccggctccggctccggcgcaGGGGGAGCGAGACGAGCTGGCGGATTCGCTTGCCGAGCTCTTCGCCAACGTCTCCCTCATGGTCCGCGGCGAGCTGCAG GGGGCTAACAACCAGCTCTCGCTACTTGAAAAAATGAATCAGCGTGTAGCAGAGGAATACAATAACTATGGAGATGTTGCATCCGGCCTTCGTGTTTTTGTAGAACAACTGAATGAGAAAAACCAAAGCTTTGATGAGTATGTATCGCAGATTGATGCGATAGACCAACAGGTGACTGAGTTTGAGGCAGTGGTGTCCATGCTTGATAAGCATGTATCCCTGTTGGAAAAGAAAGTCAAGTCCGCTTATAACATTGCTCCTGCCCAATGA